CTTCGACGCCGCGGTCGACCACCGCTCGCCGACCTTCCGCGAGGACCTGCGCGCCGCCACCCCCGACGGGATCGACGTCTACTTCGAGAACGTCGGCGGCCACGTGTTCGAGGAGGTGGCCCGGCGGCTCAACAAGTTCGCCCGGATCCCGGTCTGCGGACTGGTCGCCAACTACAACGCGACCGAGGCGCCGCAGGGCCCGGACCGGCTGCCCGGCTTCATGGGCAAGGTGCTCAGCCTGAGCTTGACGGTGCGCGGGTTCATCCAGGACGAGTTCGTCGCCGAGCACGAGGCGCAGTTCCAGCAGGAGATGGCGGGCTGGATCGCGGACGGCTCGGTGCGCTACCGCGAGGACGTCACCCGCGGCCTGGAGAACGCGCCGGAGGCGTTCCGCGGGATGCTCGCGGGCCGCAACTTCGGCAAGGTGCTGGTGCAGGTGGGCGATGACCCGACCCGTGCCTGAGCCCGCGGACGCCGGCACGCCGCGCGCGGTCTTCTTCGACGAGGACGACGCGCGTGCGGCCGCGGCCCGGCTGCTGCGCGAGGGCTGGTCGGCGAGCGTCGAGCGTGAGCGGCTGGCCGGGGAGGACGACGACGAGGACCACCCCTGGGCGGTGACGAGCGACGCCCCGGCGTTCGTGCTCGAGCTCGTGGTCGAGGAGCACGACGGCTGGCTCGACGAGGGCGAGCCGGTCCCGCCGGCCCTGCCTCCGCTCACCCTGCCGACCGAGCCGCGCCGGATCAAGCGGGAGGGCCGCGCGGGGCCCGACTAGGCTCGCAGCCATGAGTGCCTCGTCCGATTCCTCCCAGCCCGCGCAGCGTCTCCTGCTGGTGCACGCCCATCCCGACGACGAGACGATCGGCAACGGCGCGACGATGGCCAAGTACGCCGCCGAGGGCCGCGGCGTCACCCTGGTGACCTGCACCGCCGGTGAGCAGGGCGAGATCCTGGTGCCCGAGCTCGAGCACCTGGCCGCCGACCGCGACGACACGCTCGGGGAGCACCGCCGCGGCGAGCTGGCGGACGCCATGGCGGCGCTCGGCGTCACCGACCACCGCTACCTCGGCGGCTTCGGCGCCTACCGCGACTCCGGGATGAAGTGGCACCCGGACGGGCACGCGATCCCCGCCGACGAGGTGCACGAGAACGCGTTCTGGCGCGCGGACCTCACCGAGGCGGCCACCCACTTGGTGGCGATCATCCGGGAGGTGCGGCCGCAGGTGCTGGTCACCTACGACGAGTTCGGCGGCTACGGCCACCCCGACCACATCCAGGCGCACCGGGTCGCCACGTACGGCGCGGCCCTGGCGGCCGTGCCCTCCTACCGGCGCGACCTCGGCCCGGCCCACGACGTGGCGAAGATCTACTGGGGGGCGATGTCGGAGTCCCGGATGCGGGCCGGGCTCCGCGCGCTGCGCGACGCCGGGGACACCACGACCTTCGAGGGGATGGACCCGGACGGCCCGCTGCCGCACTTCGTCACCGCGGACGAGGACCTCTCCGCCATGGTCGAGGCCACGGACTTCTTCGAGGCCAAGATGGCCGCGATGCGCGCCCACGCCACCCAGATCACCACCGACGGCCCGTTCTTCGCGCTCTCCAACAACGTCGGCGCCCCGGCGTGGGGCCAGGAGTTCTACCGCCTCGCCAAGGGGACCCAGGGACCTCTGGGCCCCGAGGGCCTGGAGACCGACCTCTTCGCCGGACTGTGACCCGGTGAGGGCGGCCCGAGTCCTGGGCGTCGCGGCCGTGCTGGTCGCCGGGACGCTCGCGGGGCTGGCCGGGGCGCTGGTGCACGGCCGGTGGTGGGGGCTGGCGCTGGCCTGGGCCGCGCTGCTGGCCGTGCTGTCGGCGTTGGGCCCGAGCCTGGCGCGCGCGGGCTTCGCCGCCGGTTGGGGGGTCGGGATCGGGCTGGCGCTCTATCCCCGCCCGGAGGGCGACTACCTGATCGCCGCGAGCACGCAGGGCTACCTGCTGCTGGTCACCGTCCTGGTGGCGGCCGGCTGGGTGGTCCTCACCCTGCCGAGAAGGCGCGCGAGGCGTGACCCGTTCCACTCCCGGCTCGCCGATCGCGACGAAGTGGGTCGGTCCTCCTAGACTCCTGGCGTGTCTACGTCGAAGTCCGAGCCCGAGGCCCTCGAGCCCGACGGCACCGCTCCCGACGGCACCGCGCCTGACGAGAAGGCCGGTGGCCGGGTCGTCCTGCTCCTGCTGGTCGGCCTCCTGGTCCTGGGCAGCGGCGCGTACGCCGCCGCTTACCAGGTCGCGGGGGACAAGGTGCCGCGCGGCACCACCGTCTCCGGGGTGGAGGTCGGCGGCCAGTCGCCGCAGGAGGCGGTCGAGACGCTGGAGAGCGGGCTCGCCGACCGGGTCGAGGCGCCGCTGACGGTCGAGGTCGAGGGCGAGGAGCAGTCGGTCAGCCCCGACCAGGCAGGCCTCTCGGTCGACTACTCCGCCTCGGTGGACCAGGCCGGCGGGGGCCGCTCCTGGTCCCCGGCCAGGCTGTGGGACTACTTCACCGGCGGGAAGGACCACGACGCGGTGGTCGACGTCGACGAGCCCACGGTCACCGAGCTGCTCGCGCAGCTCCAGGACGACCTGGGCACGGCGCCCCGCGAGGGCGCGGTGCGCCTGGTCGACGGCGAGGTGAAGGTGCGCTCGCCCAGGATCGGGCAGGGGATCGAGCCCGAGAGCGGCCGCGACGCGCTGGTCGCGGCGTACCTCTCCGAGGACTCCCGCGCCGAGCTGGAGGTCGAGGACCTCCAGCCGGAGATCGACGAGACCGACGTGCAGCAGGCGCTCGACTCGTTCGCCAACCCGGCGGTGTCGGCCCCGGTGAGCCTGACCTTCGACGACACCACCGTCACCCTGACCCCTGCGCAGTACACCCGGGTGCTCTCCCTGGAGCCCGTCGACGGCGCGCTGGAGCCCACGCTCGACGAGGAGCGGCTCGCCGACCTCCTGGCCAGCACGCTCGGCGCCGACGGGGGGCCGGTCGAGGCGACGGTGCGGCTGGTGAACGGCCGCCCGCAGGTCGTCCCGGACAAACCCGGCGCCACCTTCGACCAGGAGGAGGTCAACGACGCCTTCCTGGACCTGGTCGCCGCGCCCGCCGGCGAGCGTGAGCTCGAGGTGACCGCGACCGTGGCCCGCGCGGACTTCCGCACCGAGGACGCCGAGGCGCTCGGGATCAAGGAGAAGGTCTCCTCGTTCTCCACCTACTACCCGCACGCCGACTACCGCAACGTCAACCTGGGCCGGGCCGCGGAGCTGATCGACGGCACCGTGCTCAAGCCCGGCGAGACGTTCTCGCTCAACGACACGGTGGGGGAGCGCACCCGGGCCAACGGCTTCACCGAGGGATTCATCATCGCCGACGGGATCTTCAAGGAGGACCTGGGCGGCGGGGTCTCGCAGATGGCCACCACGGTCTTCAACGCGATGTTCTTCGCCGGCCTGGAGGACGTGGAGCACAAGCCCCACTCCTTCTACATCGACCGCTACCCGGTGGGTCGCGAGGCGACGGTGGCCTGGGGAGCGATCGACCTGCGGTTCCGCAACGACACCGACCACGGCGTGCTGATCGACGCCAAGGTCACCCCGAGCACGCCCGGGGGACAGGGCCAGGTGACGGTGAGCATGTGGTCGACGAAGGTCTGGGACATCACCTCGACCACCAGCGGCCGGTACGCCTTCACCGCGCCGGAGACCCGGACGCTGTCCACGCCGGACTGCTACCCCAACAGCGGGTACGGCGGCTTCACGGTGGACGTGAAGCGGATCTTCCGCCGGCCGGGCTCGAACAAGGTGGTCAAGTCGGAGACCTTCACCACCACCTACACCCCCTCCGACACGGTGGTCTGCCAGCCGCCCGGTGACGACTGACCGGTCGTTGCATAGGGTCGGGTGGCGATGAGCCAGCCCAAGACTCACCGCCCTGTTCCTCCGACGTGGTCCTACCGGCCCGAGCTCGACGGGATGCGCGCCTTCGGCGCCCTCGTCATCATCTTCTTCCACGCCCAGGTCACGGGCTTCTCCTCCAGCTTCATCGTGCTGGACATGTTCTTCGTGCTCTCCGGGTTCGTCGTGACCAACGTGGTCCTGGGAGAGGTGGACGCCAAGGGCCGGCTCCGGCTCGGCGCCTACTACGCCCGGCGGGTACGGCGGCTGCTGCCGGCCGCGGTCGCCACGATCGTGCTCACCTGCGGCCTCTTCCTGGTGCTGGCCTCTCAGCCGGAGCGGTTCGAGCTGGTCCGGCAGGCGCAGTCGGCGCTGGTCTACCTGGCCAACTGGCAGTTCATCGCCGACGGGGCCGACTACTTCGCCGGCGACATCCGCGAGTCGCCGTTCATGCACTTCTGGTCGCTCTCGGTGGAGGAGCAGTACTACATCTTCTTCCCGCTGCTGGTGATCGCCTGGTACCGCTGGGGCCGTCGCCGCCCCGAGCTGCTGCTGGGCGTGGTCGTCCTGCTGATCGCCGCCTCGGTGACGGCCCAGGTGCTGCTCGCCCGGGTCGACCCGATGCGCGCCTACTTCGGCACCGACACCCGGCTCTTCCAGCTCCTCGCCGGCGTGGCGCTGGCGGTGGCGCTGCGGGAGTACTCCCGTGCCCGTGACGACGCGGGCCGGGTGAGCTGGCCCCGGGCCGGCCGCGTCCTGGCGTGGAGCGGGGCTGCCGGGTTCCTGGTCTTCGGCACCGAGCTGGTCCCGATGACGGTGAGCAACCGGAACCTGCTGGCCACGGTGCTCTCGCTGGCCCTCATCGCCGGCGCCTACACCGCCCCGAGCACGCCGGTGGCCCGGTTCCTCGCGCTGCCCTCGATGGCCTACCTGGGCACCATCTCGTACGGGATGTACCTGTGGCACTGGCCGATCATCGTGGTCCTGGAGCGGATGCTCGAGGCCCCCGGCCTGGTGGTGGCGGTGCTCACGGTGCCGCTCACGATCGGACTGGCCTCGGTCTCCCACCGGTTCCTGGAGACCCCCATCCGCAGCGGGAAGCGCCTGGACGGCTTCCACTGGCCGGTCGTGGGCGCCGGGGTGGCCGTCAGCGTGGTGGCGGCCGTGGTCGTGGTGCCCCCGGTGATGGACAGCGAGCGGACGCCGATGGTGGCCGCGGCCGCGCAGTCGGCCGCCGCCTCGGTGGTCTCCGAGCGGGCCCAGGCCGGCGACGAGCTGGCCCAGCAGCTGCAGCGACCGGTGCCGCGAGGGCTGGACTTCCGGGCCATCGGCAAGGACCGCGGCCCGGCCGTCACCCGCTGCCGGCCCGAGGACCCCGAGGCCTGCCTGGTCGTCGACGGCGACGGGCCGCACGTCGTGCTCGTCGGTGACAGCCACGCGCGGATGCTCACGCCCGCCTTCACCACCCTGGCCCGCGAGCGCGGCTTCCGGCTCTCGGCCAACGTGGTGCCGGCCTGCCCGTGGCCGCACGGCCTGGTCAGCACGAAGGCCCGGGGCGCCAACCGGGACCGCTGCCTGGAGTCGAGGCAGGGCTTCTACAACCGGACCCTGCCGCAGCTGGACGCCGACCTGGTGGTGCTGGTCAACGCTCCGCGAGGCACCGGGGTCGGCGAGTCGCTGGTCGGCTACGACGGCGAGCCGGTGAAGCTGCCGCAGGCCTTCGGGCGGGCGGTGCAGCGCACCGTCGAGCTCGTGGAGGAGGCCGGAGCGCGCGCGGTGATGGTGAAGGGGATGATGGGCACCGAGGGCTGGGGCGCCGGCCGCTCGGACCCGCTGGACTGCCTCGCCCGGGCCCGGACCCAGGCCGAGTGCGTGGTGGTGCCGCCCCAGGACCGGCCGCTCTCCGACGCCTACTACAAGGTCGCAGCCGGGGACCGCGACTCCGCCGCCACGCTCGACCTCAACCCGGTGATCTGCCCCGACCACCCCACGTGCCGCCCGATCATCGACGGCCAGGTGGTCTGGCGCAACGCCGACCACGTCACCGCGACCTACCTCGAGCAGCACCGCGACGACATCTGGGAGCGGCTCGTGGAGACCGGGTTCCTGGGCGGGCGCAGGTAGTCAGAGCGTCGCCAGGTAGAACGAGAGCACGAAGCCGGCGGCCGTGCTGAGCGCCACGACAGGACCGCCCTGCTCGTAGGCCTCGGGCATCAGCGTGTCCGCCAGCGAGGCGAGCACCGCTCCGGCGGCGAAGGCCAGCGGCAGCGAGAGGGTGTGGCCCTCGGCGGCGGCGAGCGGTCCAGCACCCACGACGACCGCCGCGGTGAGCAGCAGCGCGCACACGGTCCAGGTGCCGACCACGAACGCCTGCGAGCGCCCCTGGGCGCGCATGGAAGCGCTACCCACCAGCGCCTCGGGGAAGTTCGAGACGAAGATCGCCGCCAGCAGCGCCAGCCCGCCCGTGCCCTCACCCAGGGAGACACCGAGCGCCACGTTCTCCGGGACGCCGTCGAGGGTGACCGCCGCCAGCAGGGCGAGGCCGGCGGCACCGCCCCGGGAGGCTTGGGACGCGGCCGCGTCGGACGCGGGAGCGTCCGCGTCGAGCTTGCTGCTGCCGTGGTCCTCCGGTGCCCCGGCCTCCGCGCGGCGGTCCAGCCACTGGCTGACGAAGGTGAAGACGACCGCGCCCGCGAGCAGGCCCAGGGCGGCACGCCACAGGCCGCCCTGCTCGTAGGAGTCCTCGAAGAGCTCGAACGCGAGCGCGGTGATCAGGGCGCCGGCGGCGAATGCCAGCATGGCGGCCAGCAGCCGCTTGGGCAGCTGCACCCACCCTCCGATGAGGGCCCCCAGCACGAGGGCGGCGGACGCGATGGCGCCGAACAACAAGGACTCGAGCACGAGCCGGGAGTACCCCGCGGTCCACAACCCATGTGCCTTGGTCCGTCCAGGCACCGGAGGCCGGGCCTGGCAGGTCGGGCAGGTCGGGCAGGTCAGGCAGGTCAGGCAGGTCGGGCAGGCGTGGTCAGGTAGGTCATCTCGTGGTGCGCGGTGAACCCGAGCGACTCGTAGAGGGAGCGCGCCGCGGCGTTGGCCACCTCCACGTGCAGCCAGGCCGTCGTGGCTCCCTGCTCAGCACCCCACTCCAGCAGCCGGGCGACCACGTGCCGGGCCAGCCCGGTGCGCCGGCGGTCCGGGTCGACGTACAGGTCGTGCAGGCCGAGCCATCCGTCGGTCAGCGCGGCACGGCCCCGGGCGGCGCCGCCGGCCAGGGAGACCGAGACCCGCGCCCCCTCGGGGGCCTCGACCACCGTCTCGCCGGTCTCACCCGGTCCGCCGGTCTCGCCGGCAGGAGCGGAGGCGCGGGCCGCCCGCAACGCCCGGGAGGTCCCGGCGAGCAGGAAGAGGGCCGGCCCCGACCCGTCCGGCACGGCGCCCCAGCCGCGCTCGCGGAGCGCGGCCTCGACCGACGACCCGGCCTCCACGTGAGCCAGGACCCGGCGGTCGCGGGCGGTGTAGAACGCCTCGACCTCGGCCAGCGCGTCGTCCAGGTCGAGACCCGGGTCGCCGACGGTCAGGCAGGAGTTGGCCCGCTGCGGCGCTCGGCCGACGGGGGAGGGCTGCGTGCGCAGCACCCACTCACCCAGCGGTTCGAGGTGCACGTCCGCCCACAGCGACGCGGTGCGCAGCTCCGCCTCGCGGACCCCGACCCGGTGCCGCACCGAGGGCCGCGGCGGCACCGGCTTGCCCGAGACGATGGTGGCCACCTCGATCGCCACGACGGAGCCGTCGGCGCGCTCGATCTCGCAGACCCCGTCGGCCCAGGACCGGCAGGTGCCCAGCACGTCGGTCATCGCCGGACCGCCGGTGGGTCCGGTCTGACCGGGCAGCAGTCGCCGCACCACCACGCGCTGGCCGATCACGTGCGGGCCGAGCATGTGCGCGCCGGGCCGCGCCTCGGCGTCGGAGTCCGGCTCGGGGGGACCGATCTCGGAGGGGACATCGCCCAAAGGATGGGGCTCGCGGGACGAGGACACCCAGGGATACTAGGCTGGTGCCTCGAACATCCGCTCCCATGCCCAGGAGGTCCCGGTGACCTACGTCATCGCCCAGCCGTGTGTCGACGTCAAGGACCGCGCGTGCGTCGACGAGTGTCCCGTCGACTGCATCTACGAGGGCAAGCGGATGCTCTACATCCACCCCGACGAGTGCGTCGACTGCGGCGCCTGCGAGCCGGTCTGCCCGGTCGAGGCGATCTTCTACGAGGACGACACCCCGGAGGAGTGGAAGGAGTACTACGACGCGAACGTGCACTTCTTCGACGACCTGGGCTCTCCGGGCGGCGCCGCGAAGATGGGCGTCATCGAGAAGGACCACCCGATGATCGCCGCCCTCGAGCCGCAGAACCAGGACCACTGACCCCGGTGCCCGAGGAGAGGCCGCTTCCTCGAGGCCAGGTGGTCGAGGAGGCGCCCCAGGCTGGTGCTCCGTCGGTCGAGGAGGCGCGCCAGCCTGGAGCTCCGTCGGTCGAGGAGGCGCGCCAGCGCCGTCTCGAGACCAAGGTCTCCCAGCGCCTCCCCGACTTCCCCTGGGACCGGCTCACCTCGTACGCCGCGACAGCGCGCGCGCACGCGGGCGGCCTGGTGGACCTGTCCATCGGGACGCCGGTCGACCCGACGCCGGAGGTAGCGCAGCATGCGCTCGCCGACGCCGCGGACGCGCCGGGCTATCCGGTCACCATCGGCCGCGTCGAGACCCGGCAGGCCGTCGTGGACTGGCTCGCCCGCTCCTTCGGCGTGACCGGCGTCGGACTGGACGGGGTGCTGCCCGCGGTCGGCTCCAAGGAGCTGATCGGCGCGCTGCCCCTGCAGCTCGGGCTGGGCCCCGGCGACCTGATCGTCCAGCCCGCACTGGCCTACCCGACGTACGAGGTGGGTGCCGCGCTGGTGGGCGCCGAGATCGTGGCTACCGACAGCCTCACCGCGCTGGGGCCGCGGACCCCGCGCCTGCTCTGGCTCAACAGCCCGTCCAACCCCACCGGCAGGGTGCTGCCGGTCGAGCACCTGCGCAAGGTGGTCGAGTGGTGCCGTGAGCGCGGCACCCTGCTGGTCTCCGACGAGTGCTACCTGGAGTGCGGCTGGGACCCGGAGAACCCTCCGGTCAGCGTGCTGCACCCGGACGTCTGCGGCGGCAGCACCGAGGGCATCCTCACCGTGCACTCGCTCTCGAAGCGGTCCAACCTGGCGGGCTACCGCTGCGCGTTCGTCGCCGGCGACCCCGCGGTGGTCGCCGAGCTGCTGGCGGTGCGCAAGAACCTCGGGCTGATGATGCCCGAGCCCCAGCAGCGGGTGATGGCGTCCGTGCTCGCCGACGACGCCCACGTGGCCGAGCAGCACGCCCGGTACGCCGTGCGCCGCGCCGCGCTGCGCGGGGCGCTGGAGAGCGCCGGGTTCCGGATCGACCACAGCGAGGCCAGCCTCTACCTGTGGGCGACCCGCGGCGAGGACTGCTGGGAGACCGTCTCCTGGCTCGCCGAGCGCGGGATCCTGGTCGCCCCCGGCTCGTTCTACGGCGCGGCCGGTGCCCAGCACGTGCGGGTCGCCTTCACCGCGACCGACGAGCGGGTCGCGGCGGCGGTCGAGCGCCTCACCTGAGCGCCTCGCTGGCCGGAGTGCCCGGCGGGGGAGAGGTCACTCGAACACGTCGACGTGCACGTGGTCGCGGTGCTCGAGGATCTCCCGGTCGCCGCTGGAGGAGCGCGGCACCCGGTAGTCGCGCCAGCCGTCGTCGGCGCGCCTGGCCTGCCAGATCCGGTCGTCGAAGATGACGGTCTGGACGTCGAGCCGCGAGGCGTGCGCGACCAGGTAGTGCGCGACCGCCCACCCGCGGCGACGGTTCTCCTGGTTCACCGGCCGGAAGAAGACGTCGACCGCCCGACCCGCGTAGTGGGCGGAGCCGGCCATGTGGCCATCGCCGACCCCACCGGGGGCGAAGCCGCCCAGTGACTGGGGGCCGAAGGCGAGCTCCAGCTCCCGGCGTACCCGGTCGGCCCGCTCGGTCAGCCCGGTCTCGGTCAGCGCCGCCGGGGCGGTGTCCGGGACGTCCTGCCCCGTGCAGGTGAAGGCCTCGGGGGAGTTGCCGGTCAGCGCCGAGGCCAGCACCCGGGCGTCGGCCTCGTGGTCGGCGTACGCATCGGGGTAGGCCGAGCGCTGCACCTCCTGGGCGGCGACGGTGATCTCCAGCGTCCGGTAGTCACCGACCTTCTCCAGGGCGTCGTAGAACGCGTTGGCGGCGAAGTAGGGGTCGAGCACCTGCTCGGGGGTGCCCCAGCCCTGGGAGGGCCGCTGCTGGAAGAGCCCGAGCGAGTCCCGGTCGCCGTGCTCGATGTTGAGGATCTTCGACTCCTGGTACGCCGTGGCCAGGGCGATCGAGACGGCTCGCGCGGGCAGCCCGCGACGCTCGGCGACCGCGGCGATCAGCGCCGCGTTCTCCGCCTGCTCCGGCGAGAGGCGCACCGTGTGCCCGTCCACCTCGGCGACGCACTCGTCCTTGGCCAGCAGCGGCCCGACCCCGCGGTCGAAGACGATGCCGATGGCCAGGAAGAGCGCGACGGCGACGAATGCGGCGACCGCCCAGCGCACGACCCGGAGGCCTGAACCCATGCGGAGCCGTCCCTCAGTCGTTGGCGTGCAGGGCCTCGTTGAGCGCGATGCCCTGGCCCTTCCACGGCGCGGCCTCGACGGCGCCGGTGACCGAGTTGCGGCGGAAGAGCACGTTGCTGGCCCCCGAGAGCTCGGAGGCCTTGACCAGCCGCGAGGTGTCGCCCTCGAGCACGGTCACCTTGGTCCCGGCGGTGACGTAGCAGCCGGCCTCGACCACGCAGTCGTCGCCGAGCGAGATGCCGATCCCCGCGTTGGCGCCGACCAGGCAGCGCTCCCCGACCGAGATGACCTCCTTGCCGCCGCCCGAGAGGGTGCCCATGATCGAGGCGCCCCCGCCGATGTCGGAGCCGTCGCCGACCACGACCCCGCCCGAGATCCGGCCCTCGACCATGGAGGCGCCCAGGGTGCCGGCGTTGAAGTTGACGAAGCCCTCGTGCATCACGGTGGTCCCGCTGGCCAGGTGGGCGCCGAGCCGGACCCGGTCCGCCTCGGCGATCCGCACGCCGCTGGGCACGACGTAGTCGACCATCCGCGGGAACTTGTCGACCCCGAACACGGTGACGTGCTGCCCGGCGGCCCGCAGCCGGGCCCGGACGGTCTCGAAGCCCTCCACGGCGCACGGGCCGGCGGAGGTCCAGACCACGTTGGTGAGCAGGCCGAAGACACCGTCCATGGAGATGCTCCGCGGCGTCACGAGGCGGGCCGAGAGCAGGTGCAGGCGCAGCCAGACGTCCTGGGTGGTGGCCGGGGCGGCCGACAGGTCGGCGATCTCCACCAGCTCGACCGTGCGGGAGACCCCGCGCAGCTCGTCGTGGCCCTCGAGGACCGCCAGCTCGGCCGGTGCCCCGCTGCCGTCGCGGGCGCCGAGCGCGGGTCGGGGGAACCACACGTCGAGCACGGTGTCGGAGGAGTCCCGGGAGACGAGGCCGTAGCCCCAGGCGGTGCGGTCGGAGGTGTCAGTCGAGGTCACCCGCCAAGCCTACGGGTGCGCTCGATACCCTCGGGGTCGTGTCCCCCGCTCTGTCCTACGGTGTCGCCGCCTTCCTGGGATTCGTCGCCCTGCTGGCCCTGGTCGCCCTCAAGCTCCCGGGGCTGGACCCCGTCGTCCGCCGGTTCATGATCGCCGGTCAAGGGGCCGCCGCGGTCGTGGTGCTGCTCGACGTGGTCACCCTCTTGCAGGGGCACGAGGTGGACTCCCTGGTGACGCACGTGGGCTACGCGGTGGCAGCCGTGGGTCTCCCGGTGATCCTGCTGAATCGCCGGCCCGACCTCCAGGTCCCGGGCCAGGAGGCGGATGCCTCGACTCGGGCGGCCGACCCGGTCGAGGAGTCCGAGCCCGAGCCGGCGCACCTCGCGGTGGTGGCGGTGACGGCGATCGCGCTGCTGGTGCTGGTGGTCCGGCTCCAGCAGACCTGGTGAGCAGCCCCGACGTGGCGTCCGGACCGGCTCGGCAGGCTCCCGCCCGGCAGCGCGCGATCGGCCAGGTGCTGATCGCGGCGTACGCCGTCTTCGCGGTCGCCGCCGGAGCGCGGGCCTTCGCCCAGATCGTCACCAAGCTCGACGAGGCGCCGGTCGCCTACCTGCTCTCGGCGGTCGCCGCGGCGGTCTACCTGGTCGCCACGCTGGCTTTCCGCCGCCCGGGCCGCCGGGCGTTCCGGGTGGCGCTGGCCGCCTGCCTGTTCGAGCTGGTCGGGGTGCTGGGCGTGGGGGCCTGGACCTTCCTGGACCCCGACCTCTTCGCCGACGCCACCGTCTGGTCGCACTTCGGCCAGGGCTACGGCTTCGTCCCGCTGGTCCTGCCGTTCGTCGGCCTGGCGTGGCTGCGGCACGTGGAGCCGGAGACCCGGCCCACGCGCTGACCCGTGCGGTGCGCGGGCCGTGCTGCCGGGCTACTGGCCCTTGCGGCCGTCGATCGCCTCGCGCAGCAGGTCGGCGTGACCGGCGTGCCGGGCGTACTCCTCGAGCAGGTGCAGCACCACGTCGCGCACCGAGACCGGCAGGCCCTGGTACTCGACGGTGGAGTCGAGGTCCAGCTCGTGGAACAGCTTGCGGCTGTGCGTGAGCTCACGGAACCAGGACTCCCAGGCCTCGATCAGCACGACGTCGTCGGCGACCGCCCCGTCGAAGTCGTTGTCCGGCACCTCGTCGGTGTCGTAGAGGCGGGGCAGTGCCCAGTCGCCCTCCAGGACGCGCCGGTTCCAGTGGTGCTCGACCCGGGCCAGGTGACGCACGAGGCCGAGCAGCGACATGGTCGACGGCGGGACGGAGCGGCGGGCGAGCTGCTCGGTGTCCAGACCGTCGCACTTGAGGTCGATGGTCGTGCGGTAGCGGTCGAGGTACTCCAGCAGGATCGCCTTCTCACCCACCGCGGGCACGTCGACGATGCGTGGGTCGTGCTCGGGGTCCACCCACATGTCGGTGGCCTTGCGCTCGGTCATGGGGGACATTCCACCAGATGCCCGGCGCGGCCCGACGCAGAACCCATGTGGCGACCATGGTGTGTCCGCGCATAAGATCGAGACAGGCGTCTGAGCCGTCATCAGCGGCGAGCCTCCGGAAGAACAGGTCTCCCACTCCGGGGAGTGCCCCACTAGACCCGGACGGGTGGGCCCGACACAGCCCTCGATGAAGCGGTCACCCGCGTCGGTCCTCGGACGGACGCAGGTGGCAAGCGAGGTGGTACCGCGGCTCCCCGGTTCCGGCAGGCGTCACAGTCGGGCAGGCACCAGACGGGAGTTCGTCCTCGTGGCCCGAGACCCAGCCACGTACGACGAACCGCAGGAGCAGCGCCGATGACCTATCCGAAGGTCTCCCACCTCAGCACCAGCGAGGCCGCCACCGGCGTGCCCGGCAACCCGAGCTTTCCCGCGGTCGAGGAAGCGGTGCTGGCCTACTGGGCCGCCGACGACACCTTCCGCGCCTCGGTGGACCAGCGCGACCCGGGCACCGACGGCGCAAACGAGTTCGTCTTCTACGAC
The window above is part of the Nocardioides campestrisoli genome. Proteins encoded here:
- a CDS encoding GNAT family N-acetyltransferase: MGDVPSEIGPPEPDSDAEARPGAHMLGPHVIGQRVVVRRLLPGQTGPTGGPAMTDVLGTCRSWADGVCEIERADGSVVAIEVATIVSGKPVPPRPSVRHRVGVREAELRTASLWADVHLEPLGEWVLRTQPSPVGRAPQRANSCLTVGDPGLDLDDALAEVEAFYTARDRRVLAHVEAGSSVEAALRERGWGAVPDGSGPALFLLAGTSRALRAARASAPAGETGGPGETGETVVEAPEGARVSVSLAGGAARGRAALTDGWLGLHDLYVDPDRRRTGLARHVVARLLEWGAEQGATTAWLHVEVANAAARSLYESLGFTAHHEMTYLTTPARPA
- the fdxA gene encoding ferredoxin, which translates into the protein MTYVIAQPCVDVKDRACVDECPVDCIYEGKRMLYIHPDECVDCGACEPVCPVEAIFYEDDTPEEWKEYYDANVHFFDDLGSPGGAAKMGVIEKDHPMIAALEPQNQDH
- the dapC gene encoding succinyldiaminopimelate transaminase, which translates into the protein MPEERPLPRGQVVEEAPQAGAPSVEEARQPGAPSVEEARQRRLETKVSQRLPDFPWDRLTSYAATARAHAGGLVDLSIGTPVDPTPEVAQHALADAADAPGYPVTIGRVETRQAVVDWLARSFGVTGVGLDGVLPAVGSKELIGALPLQLGLGPGDLIVQPALAYPTYEVGAALVGAEIVATDSLTALGPRTPRLLWLNSPSNPTGRVLPVEHLRKVVEWCRERGTLLVSDECYLECGWDPENPPVSVLHPDVCGGSTEGILTVHSLSKRSNLAGYRCAFVAGDPAVVAELLAVRKNLGLMMPEPQQRVMASVLADDAHVAEQHARYAVRRAALRGALESAGFRIDHSEASLYLWATRGEDCWETVSWLAERGILVAPGSFYGAAGAQHVRVAFTATDERVAAAVERLT
- the dapD gene encoding 2,3,4,5-tetrahydropyridine-2,6-dicarboxylate N-succinyltransferase, which gives rise to MTSTDTSDRTAWGYGLVSRDSSDTVLDVWFPRPALGARDGSGAPAELAVLEGHDELRGVSRTVELVEIADLSAAPATTQDVWLRLHLLSARLVTPRSISMDGVFGLLTNVVWTSAGPCAVEGFETVRARLRAAGQHVTVFGVDKFPRMVDYVVPSGVRIAEADRVRLGAHLASGTTVMHEGFVNFNAGTLGASMVEGRISGGVVVGDGSDIGGGASIMGTLSGGGKEVISVGERCLVGANAGIGISLGDDCVVEAGCYVTAGTKVTVLEGDTSRLVKASELSGASNVLFRRNSVTGAVEAAPWKGQGIALNEALHAND
- a CDS encoding DinB family protein, encoding MTERKATDMWVDPEHDPRIVDVPAVGEKAILLEYLDRYRTTIDLKCDGLDTEQLARRSVPPSTMSLLGLVRHLARVEHHWNRRVLEGDWALPRLYDTDEVPDNDFDGAVADDVVLIEAWESWFRELTHSRKLFHELDLDSTVEYQGLPVSVRDVVLHLLEEYARHAGHADLLREAIDGRKGQ